In the Pygocentrus nattereri isolate fPygNat1 chromosome 19, fPygNat1.pri, whole genome shotgun sequence genome, one interval contains:
- the sirt6 gene encoding NAD-dependent protein deacetylase sirtuin-6 isoform X2 — protein MVVHSGAGISTSSGIPDFRGPKGVWTMEQKGETPHFDTTFEDAKPSLTHLALLQLQRAGYLKYLISQNVDGLHLRSGFPRDRLSELHGNMFVEECEKCGKQYVRDTVIGVMGLKPTGRYCEVTRSRGLRACRGKLISTILDWEDSLPDRDLNRADEASRRADLALTLGTSLQIKPSGDLPLLTKRTGGKVVIVNLQPTKHDKHAHLHIHGYVDEVMSQMMKLLGLEIPDWAGPTLCENSGGDADILPYGAWKKEVKIELKIEEKKDLGLKKKRTNNKNAEITEKGVKKEEEEDTKCEQEALIDSRFEPVTTENVNSSSQNSLCSSTLDDTDTCEAKKPRTDPPSS, from the exons ATGGTGGTGCATTCAGGGGCAGGAATCAGCACTTCTTCAGGCATTCCTGACTTCAG AGGTCCTAAAGGCGTGTGGACAATGGAGCAGAAGGGAGAGACGCCTCACTTTGACACTACATTCGAGGATGCAAAGCCCAGTCTGACTCATTTGGCCCTGCTGCAGCTGCAGAGAGCCGGCTACCTCAAATACCTCATCAGCCAGAATGTGGATGGACTGCACCTGCGCTCTGGCTTCCCCAG ggatCGATTGTCAGAGCTTCACGGAAACATGTTTGTTGAAGAATGTGAGAAATGTGGGAA GCAGTATGTGCGTGACACAGTAATTGGGGTGATGGGTCTGAAGCCCACCGGGCGATACTGCGAAGTGACCCGTTCCAGAGGACTCAGAGCTTGCAg AGGGAAGCTGATCAGCACCATCCTGGACTGGGAGGACTCTTTGCCTGACAGGGATCTGAACAGGGCTGATGAAGCGAGCAG gCGGGCTGACCTGGCCCTAACATTGGGTACATCTCTGCAAATTAAGCCGAGCGGCGATCTGCCTCTTTTGACCAAACGTACCGGAGGCAAGGTGGTGATCGTCAATCTGCAGCCAACTAAACAT GACAAGCATGCCCACCTGCATATCCATGGCTACGTCGACGAGGTCATGAGTCAAATGATGAAGCTGCTAGGGTTGGAGATTCCGGATTGGGCGGGACCAACACTATGTGAAAACTCGGGAGGTGATGCAGACATTCTACCTTATGGCGCTTGGAAGAAGGAAGTAAAGATAGAGCTGAAaatagaggagaagaaagaccTTGGGCTGAAGAAGAAGAGGACGAATAACAAAAATGCAGAGATTACTGAGAAGGGAGtcaaaaaagaggaagaagaggacaCGAAATGTGAGCAGGAGGCCTTGATTGACAGTAGGTTTGAGCCAGTTACAACAGAGAACGTCAATAGCTCATCACAGAATTCTCTTTGCTCCTCTACACTGGACGATACGGACACATGTGAAGCTAAAAAGCCACGGACTGACCCTCCTTCCTCCTAG
- the sirt6 gene encoding NAD-dependent protein deacetylase sirtuin-6 isoform X1, translated as MSVNYAAGLSPYADKGICGLPEVFDTPEEVKAKVETLAQLIRDSQYMVVHSGAGISTSSGIPDFRGPKGVWTMEQKGETPHFDTTFEDAKPSLTHLALLQLQRAGYLKYLISQNVDGLHLRSGFPRDRLSELHGNMFVEECEKCGKQYVRDTVIGVMGLKPTGRYCEVTRSRGLRACRGKLISTILDWEDSLPDRDLNRADEASRRADLALTLGTSLQIKPSGDLPLLTKRTGGKVVIVNLQPTKHDKHAHLHIHGYVDEVMSQMMKLLGLEIPDWAGPTLCENSGGDADILPYGAWKKEVKIELKIEEKKDLGLKKKRTNNKNAEITEKGVKKEEEEDTKCEQEALIDSRFEPVTTENVNSSSQNSLCSSTLDDTDTCEAKKPRTDPPSS; from the exons ATGTCGGTAAACTATGCCGCCGGATTATCTCCATACGCGGATAAAGGCATCTGCGGGCTTCCTGAG GTATTTGATACGCCTGAGGAGGTAAAAGCTAAGGTGGAGACGCTGGCTCAGTTGATCAGAGATTCGCAGTACATGGTGGTGCATTCAGGGGCAGGAATCAGCACTTCTTCAGGCATTCCTGACTTCAG AGGTCCTAAAGGCGTGTGGACAATGGAGCAGAAGGGAGAGACGCCTCACTTTGACACTACATTCGAGGATGCAAAGCCCAGTCTGACTCATTTGGCCCTGCTGCAGCTGCAGAGAGCCGGCTACCTCAAATACCTCATCAGCCAGAATGTGGATGGACTGCACCTGCGCTCTGGCTTCCCCAG ggatCGATTGTCAGAGCTTCACGGAAACATGTTTGTTGAAGAATGTGAGAAATGTGGGAA GCAGTATGTGCGTGACACAGTAATTGGGGTGATGGGTCTGAAGCCCACCGGGCGATACTGCGAAGTGACCCGTTCCAGAGGACTCAGAGCTTGCAg AGGGAAGCTGATCAGCACCATCCTGGACTGGGAGGACTCTTTGCCTGACAGGGATCTGAACAGGGCTGATGAAGCGAGCAG gCGGGCTGACCTGGCCCTAACATTGGGTACATCTCTGCAAATTAAGCCGAGCGGCGATCTGCCTCTTTTGACCAAACGTACCGGAGGCAAGGTGGTGATCGTCAATCTGCAGCCAACTAAACAT GACAAGCATGCCCACCTGCATATCCATGGCTACGTCGACGAGGTCATGAGTCAAATGATGAAGCTGCTAGGGTTGGAGATTCCGGATTGGGCGGGACCAACACTATGTGAAAACTCGGGAGGTGATGCAGACATTCTACCTTATGGCGCTTGGAAGAAGGAAGTAAAGATAGAGCTGAAaatagaggagaagaaagaccTTGGGCTGAAGAAGAAGAGGACGAATAACAAAAATGCAGAGATTACTGAGAAGGGAGtcaaaaaagaggaagaagaggacaCGAAATGTGAGCAGGAGGCCTTGATTGACAGTAGGTTTGAGCCAGTTACAACAGAGAACGTCAATAGCTCATCACAGAATTCTCTTTGCTCCTCTACACTGGACGATACGGACACATGTGAAGCTAAAAAGCCACGGACTGACCCTCCTTCCTCCTAG